The Oncorhynchus masou masou isolate Uvic2021 chromosome 31, UVic_Omas_1.1, whole genome shotgun sequence genome includes a region encoding these proteins:
- the LOC135524572 gene encoding heterogeneous nuclear ribonucleoprotein M-like isoform X2, translated as MSTEAAAPEKPGQGEINGKAKHEPSVRKERPQKRGGSRFEPYGNPSKRYRVFVSNIPYDVKWQALKDLMKEKVGEVTYVEHLMDGEGKSRGCAVVEFRTEELMKKAVEKVNKHNLNGRPLKVKEDPDGVIAQRDAHRSQGGGGPPGGHGGMNMGMDRMNMERMNMDRMGPGPGAPPMVNIPPSLMNNSNIPNEIIHGLQAGKIGSTVFVANLDYKVGWKKLKEVFGMAGVVVRTDILEDKDGNSRGMGTVTFDMPIEAVQAVSMFNGQLLFNRVMHVKLDEKSLPKGDFAPPERPPALPRGLSGIGLGLGPGGQPIDATALNRGGGGMGNMGPGGMDGMGFGGGMGRMGGMDNFGGMNNMERFGPSGMGRMNEMDRGLGGSFDREFGRNDMGMSRNNFGESFERGMGSSLGMDRMSSGMDRLGGGMDRLGGMERMGMERMDRVSDLDRLGGSGFDRMGSGLDRLGPSMDRLGSGLDRMSSSVDRLGPAGFDRLGPSSLERMPAGLDFASPMGMADRMERMGTNFDRMGSAGIDRFPATGLDRMGSTMDRMGAVGVGGQFDRPAEMERGGFGGNGFGGAGGPGANARKGCQIFVRNLPFDFTWKMLKDNFNTCGIVQYADIKMENGKSKGCGVVRFDNPETAERACRTMNGYRLNGREIDVRIDRNA; from the exons ATGTCGACCGAGGCCGCTGCTCCGGAGAAACCAGGCCAGGG GGAAATTAACGGCAAGGCCAAGCATGAACCCAGTGTCAGGAAGGAAAGGCCCCAGAAGCGTGGAGGAAGTCGCTTTGAACCCTATGGAAACCCATCAAAGAGATACCGTGTGTTTGTCAGCAACATTCCATATGATGTGAAATGGCAGGCACTCAAAGACCTAATGAAAGAAAAAG TGGGTGAGGTAACGTACGTGGAACACTTAATGGACGGAGAAGGCAAATCGAGG GGTTGCGC GGTTGTTGAGTTCAGGACTGAGGAACTGATGAAGAAGGCTGTGGAGAAGGTCAACAAGCACAACCTGAATGGGCGTCCCCTGAAGGTCAAAGAG GACCCAGATGGTGTGATTGCCCAGAGGGACGCCCACAGGTCCCAGGGTGGTGGTGGACCCCCCGGTGGCCATGGTGGAATGAACATGGGCATGGATCGCATGAATATGGAGCGAATGAACATGGACCGCATGGGCCCAGGACCGGGCGCGCCACCCATGGTCAACATCCCCCCCAGCCTCATGAACAACTCCAACATCCCCAATGAGATCATCCACGGGCTGCAGGCTGGCAAGATTGGAAGCACTGTCTTTGTAGCTAAT CTGGACTACAAGGTTGGCTGGAAGAAGCTGAAGGAGGTGTTTGGCATGGCAGGTGTGGTGGTGCGCACTGACATCCTGGAGGACAAAGATGGGAATAGCAGGGGCATGGGCACCGTCACCTTTGACATGCCTATTGAAGCTGTCCAAGCCGTCAGTATGTTCAACGGTCAACTGCTTTTCAACCGGGTCATGCATGTCAAGCTG GATGAGAAGTCCTTGCCAAAAGGAGACTTTGCACCACCTGAGAGACCCCCAGCACTACCAC GTGGCCTTAGTGGCATCGGGCTGGGACTTGGGCCTGGTGGCCAACCCATTGACGCCACCGCACTGaacagaggaggtggaggaatggGCAACATGGGACCTGGGG GCATGGATGGCATGGGCTTTGGTGGTGGCATGGGTAGAATGGGAG GCATGGATAACTTTGGTGGAATGAACAACATGGAGCGTTTTGGACCATCTGGAATGGGCAGGATGAATG AGATGGACCGTGGGCTTGGTGGTTCTTTTGACCGGGAGTTTGGTCGAAATGATATGGGCATGTCTCGCAATAATTTTGGAGAATCCTTTGAAAGAGGAATGG GGAGCTCACTGGGCATGGACCGCATGAGCTCTGGCATGGATCGCTTGGGTGGTGGAATGGACCGTCTGGGTGGAATGGAGCGCAtggggatggagaggatggaccgCGTGTCTGATCTGGACAGGCTAGGGGGGTCTGGCTTTGACAGGATGGGCTCTGGGCTGGACCGGCTGGGGCCCAGTATGGACAGGCTTGGTTCTGGGCTGGACCGTATGAGCTCCAGTGTGGACCGCCTGGGCCCAGCTGGGTTTGACCGCCTAGGCCCGTCCAGTTTGGAACGTATGCCTGCTGGCCTGGACTTCGCATCTCCCATGGGTATGGCGGACCGCATGGAGAGGATGGGAACCAACTTTGACCGCATGGGGTCAGCCGGTATCGACCGCTTCCCGGCCACCGGGCTTGACCGCATGGGCTCCACCATGGACCGCATGGGCGCTGTCGGTGTTGGCGGCCAGTTTGACCGGCCAGCTGAGATGGAGCGTGGGGGCTTTGGAGGAAATGGCTTTGGGGGGGCCGGAGGTCCTGGTGCCAACGCCAGGAAGGGCTGCCAGATCTTTGTCAGAAAT CTGCCCTTTGACTTCACCTGGAAAATGCTGAAGGATAACTTCAATACATGCG GTATTGTCCAATATGCTGACATCAAGATGGAGAATGGCAAGTCCAAGGGCTGTGGCGTGGTTCGCTTTGACAACCCGGAGACTGCAGAGAGGGCCTGTCGCACCATGAATGGCTACAGGCTGAATGGAAGAGAGATCGATGTCAGAATCGACAGAAATGCGTAA
- the LOC135524572 gene encoding heterogeneous nuclear ribonucleoprotein M-like isoform X1: MMLLCGLQSTKGCAVVEFRTEELMKKAVEKVNKHNLNGRPLKVKEDPDGVIAQRDAHRSQGGGGPPGGHGGMNMGMDRMNMERMNMDRMGPGPGAPPMVNIPPSLMNNSNIPNEIIHGLQAGKIGSTVFVANLDYKVGWKKLKEVFGMAGVVVRTDILEDKDGNSRGMGTVTFDMPIEAVQAVSMFNGQLLFNRVMHVKLDEKSLPKGDFAPPERPPALPRGLSGIGLGLGPGGQPIDATALNRGGGGMGNMGPGGMDNFGGMNNMERFGPSGMGRMNEMDRGLGGSFDREFGRNDMGMSRNNFGESFERGMGSSLGMDRMSSGMDRLGGGMDRLGGMERMGMERMDRVSDLDRLGGSGFDRMGSGLDRLGPSMDRLGSGLDRMSSSVDRLGPAGFDRLGPSSLERMPAGLDFASPMGMADRMERMGTNFDRMGSAGIDRFPATGLDRMGSTMDRMGAVGVGGQFDRPAEMERGGFGGNGFGGAGGPGANARKGCQIFVRNLPFDFTWKMLKDNFNTCGIVQYADIKMENGKSKGCGVVRFDNPETAERACRTMNGYRLNGREIDVRIDRNA; this comes from the exons ATGATGCTGCTGTGTGGTCTTCAATCAACCAAGGGTTGCGC GGTTGTTGAGTTCAGGACTGAGGAACTGATGAAGAAGGCTGTGGAGAAGGTCAACAAGCACAACCTGAATGGGCGTCCCCTGAAGGTCAAAGAG GACCCAGATGGTGTGATTGCCCAGAGGGACGCCCACAGGTCCCAGGGTGGTGGTGGACCCCCCGGTGGCCATGGTGGAATGAACATGGGCATGGATCGCATGAATATGGAGCGAATGAACATGGACCGCATGGGCCCAGGACCGGGCGCGCCACCCATGGTCAACATCCCCCCCAGCCTCATGAACAACTCCAACATCCCCAATGAGATCATCCACGGGCTGCAGGCTGGCAAGATTGGAAGCACTGTCTTTGTAGCTAAT CTGGACTACAAGGTTGGCTGGAAGAAGCTGAAGGAGGTGTTTGGCATGGCAGGTGTGGTGGTGCGCACTGACATCCTGGAGGACAAAGATGGGAATAGCAGGGGCATGGGCACCGTCACCTTTGACATGCCTATTGAAGCTGTCCAAGCCGTCAGTATGTTCAACGGTCAACTGCTTTTCAACCGGGTCATGCATGTCAAGCTG GATGAGAAGTCCTTGCCAAAAGGAGACTTTGCACCACCTGAGAGACCCCCAGCACTACCAC GTGGCCTTAGTGGCATCGGGCTGGGACTTGGGCCTGGTGGCCAACCCATTGACGCCACCGCACTGaacagaggaggtggaggaatggGCAACATGGGACCTGGGG GCATGGATAACTTTGGTGGAATGAACAACATGGAGCGTTTTGGACCATCTGGAATGGGCAGGATGAATG AGATGGACCGTGGGCTTGGTGGTTCTTTTGACCGGGAGTTTGGTCGAAATGATATGGGCATGTCTCGCAATAATTTTGGAGAATCCTTTGAAAGAGGAATGG GGAGCTCACTGGGCATGGACCGCATGAGCTCTGGCATGGATCGCTTGGGTGGTGGAATGGACCGTCTGGGTGGAATGGAGCGCAtggggatggagaggatggaccgCGTGTCTGATCTGGACAGGCTAGGGGGGTCTGGCTTTGACAGGATGGGCTCTGGGCTGGACCGGCTGGGGCCCAGTATGGACAGGCTTGGTTCTGGGCTGGACCGTATGAGCTCCAGTGTGGACCGCCTGGGCCCAGCTGGGTTTGACCGCCTAGGCCCGTCCAGTTTGGAACGTATGCCTGCTGGCCTGGACTTCGCATCTCCCATGGGTATGGCGGACCGCATGGAGAGGATGGGAACCAACTTTGACCGCATGGGGTCAGCCGGTATCGACCGCTTCCCGGCCACCGGGCTTGACCGCATGGGCTCCACCATGGACCGCATGGGCGCTGTCGGTGTTGGCGGCCAGTTTGACCGGCCAGCTGAGATGGAGCGTGGGGGCTTTGGAGGAAATGGCTTTGGGGGGGCCGGAGGTCCTGGTGCCAACGCCAGGAAGGGCTGCCAGATCTTTGTCAGAAAT CTGCCCTTTGACTTCACCTGGAAAATGCTGAAGGATAACTTCAATACATGCG GTATTGTCCAATATGCTGACATCAAGATGGAGAATGGCAAGTCCAAGGGCTGTGGCGTGGTTCGCTTTGACAACCCGGAGACTGCAGAGAGGGCCTGTCGCACCATGAATGGCTACAGGCTGAATGGAAGAGAGATCGATGTCAGAATCGACAGAAATGCGTAA